Genomic segment of Oryzias melastigma strain HK-1 linkage group LG21, ASM292280v2, whole genome shotgun sequence:
TCCAGGAGTCCTCAGTGGGATCATTATGTTGATAATGTCTCGTCTCTGTGTTTGCTGTGCATCCACTCTGAATCTGGATCACTTCAGACTGATGATGCACGTTTTTGCCATGGTCTTCTTTGAGTGATGGATAAAGAAGTTCCggaaactctaaaaacagccACCTGCGATCTTTGAAAAACTTATTCTGGTGGATCTCATAAAACTTGTCCCAATACTGGCAAGCATCTGCATCGAATTTAcctgtatgaaaaaaaatcagatttgctTAGGTATTCTGCACAAAtttggtaataaatgtaaataaattgatACATAGTCCGAATTTAATCATGCCTTTTTCTGCAGCAGGAATTTGCTCATGAGAATTTTCTTGAGCTTTCTTTCGTGCATCTTCTTTGTCCTCGTCAGTCCACTCAACATGGTCCCTAAAACATAGTAAATTTATTAATTAGTTGTTTTACTAGtagttaatttataaaaatgaagaaataaaatgctaaatttgcatATATTTTCTGAATATATATTACTAACCACATGTTGTGCTTAAAAATATCGTCAGTACTGGTAAGAATCCGGGAGCCTAGTGGAGCCACAGGTCTCGGTTTGGTGTTTTTGAACTTCATGGCTGATGTAGCAAAAGTTGTCGCCTGTTTGGCTACAGATAACCTCCAGCATTTAAgcatttgttctgaaaaaatcataaaaaaataaaggaagagagaaagagagaataGTTACAATTTCTAAgtgcaaataaaacatatatttgagcatacttgttttttttattaaatacattcattcattcaatacaattacttttaaattcaaaatgcaCTCTCTGAAATGTTTAATCAATAAAACATATCTTAGGTAGGTTATTTATAAATTAGATTATCATTGTAGTTTAAAAGTGTCCTATTTAAACccaaaagctttatttttcattgaatcCATAAGGGAGCAATGACCACCAAAAGAGGGCGCTAAAACCCTAGAACATTGCTTTTtcgtttaagtttttttaacagaagaaGATGGCTGATCTACATTGGGCTATAGCGGCTAACAAACACAACACCGACAGAGAATGAGTATGAAATCCTCACGATTAAATATcgttattgtttttcttttaactataGCTTATTTCGTCACAACTCCTCGAGGTTGTATGTCTGACAGATAGTAAGTGTAAATGAACGACTTATTCAAAATTTCGTGCTAATTTGGCATAGTTTAGAAGCGTTCAAATGTGTTGTTAGCAATAGCTAACCTTTTCGGGAAGTGAATCCAGTTAAAAACAGCAACGTTGTTGATGTGGAAACCTTTCTTACCAAAAACTGTGGACAGCGTGTTGATTTTGCCGGAGTCCTTTCTGGTCCTTTTACCATGATGTGAAACAGCCTTTGGGTGTTGCTCAAAGCGCCGCCTGTAGATGGCGCCACACCGACGGAGGAGCAGCGTTAATGCCGCGGAGCTACTGACACGAAGAAGCAGAGGCATCCGGGATGCTGGGACCTCATACAGGCATTGTTTGAACGTCCTCAGAGGTGTTCTCCTCCAGGTAACACATTGCAGTCTTGAAGActggataaatattttttattttattttcatatagcATTAAAACGTTTAAacaattaatcttaaaaaacagcCAAGCCATGGCTACAGAACTGGCAacaacaatatatatttatgataaTTGTGATTGTTTTATGATTATTAATAATTGTCAAGTATgactaaatgtgtaaatataaaGACAGCAGAATCACTGAAAGGTGGAAGGGTTTTATTAGGTGTAGGCTTCTTCCTGTTTctttattaatcattttttggatcaaCAATGTTCTTTACTCTGAATTGATTTTTCTAACTATATGATTATATATAAGTTCTTCTtatcttttaataattttgtttaaaaaacgaACTTTAACCCATTGTTGTGTATTGTTCTTTATCCCTTTgctaattcattgttttaaatcatACAAATTTTCATCGTAGGAAAACAGGAATTTCCGAAAAGTTTGGAGCAAGACTTCAAAATCTACAATAACTTATGAGTGTGGAAAAATCTACTTTGACAATTATCAGAATTGCTACAGCTGGTGAGTATATTTACATTAAGGAATCttatatttattgaaatacCAAGCACTTTATTTCAGGgttcagagtaaaaaaaatcaaattagacAAAGCCCTAtaaatatgacaattttttcaattaaaaaaaattagtcaaagGATGGATTTAGACTTTAATGGAGCTCTtaattaatttaagaaaaatgcatgcacattttcttgtttttctttattattttgctcTTTCTTGTACCATGTAAGATGGGTAGAAATCAATTGGATCTAATAAATGAAGAATTTATCAAGGTGtgatttactaaataaaaaaaaaaaaacatgtgtacATTTCAAACTAATATAGGAAATACTTCTCAGTtggactttttaaaacatagttatgggatttttatcaatttaagcTCATTATTGTTCCACTATATAGCTTCTTGTCGGttttattattgcaaaaaaataaatgtgggtTCTGTTCTATGATTTCTACTTTGTGCTTGTGGATCACGggctttaagacatttttctctgAACTCTACAGATTTGAATGTTTGGATGTTACTTTTTGGTGATCttataaagatttttctttgctttccttTCTATTTAACtgtttgttgtgtattttttggtATAAAAAGACTAATTTACAAAGTGAGTGTctccatttttaattaatactaTACAAGCTAATTGAGAtcaccccaaaaatgtttattcctttatttttaatcagtcgtttttttctcatttgcaaaCTTGatcaaattcagttttaaagcaattctattattgtttattattttttatatttgttattgcTGTACgtgtccaaaaaataaaaatacgtcTTTATAACTGACTTGAGTTTGGCTCTAAGATGTTACAAAACTTACCTAGAAACAAACAGGGATTTTACACACAAAGTATTTATCTatctaattaaaaacattcatttatttttcagcgTTCATGCTGAACCTCAAAGTTTGTACAAACTGTCAAAGAGGTCCAAACAGGAAAAGTTTAAAGATGCTTTGCTATGCCAGAGCCCACTCGTAAGTAAAACTAAtacctctttctttttttatcgatgcagaaatgaaattttaatttacataataattaatgttttttatgtttatttcatcAGGATAGAACATTACCCTCTGCCTCCGATCACACTCCGAGCCTCCTCGCTCTAACAGCTAATAACTGGCTGTATCGCATCTCCGCTCACACAGGAAAAGAGCTCCAGAGAGTTTATCTTTCTCCAAGTTTTCAGTTCAGGTATGTTTTGTCCTCTCCCTGTCAGTATGCTGTTATCATTTATGTACCATAACGGTCTCCAAACTCCATATTtcaaacaacttttcttttattttctagatATCTTGGTTGGGATGTTTCTcaagaaacattttacattaaatctgttcaaaagaaagaaacaccTTTAGAAAGAcaggtattattttttttatatatattatttttcagGACTTGCTTTtgatattaaaattattttgagcttttgtttAACTCCAGGCAGGAATCTCTCAGAGTACAGTCATGCACTTGGCTGTTTTCCATGTGTTCCCTTTGCAAATTGTTGGAATTCTGGAGATCAATAAAAAAGTACGCCTATTTTCTtcttgttaatgtttttttctatttattttcctCTGGAATTCATATATGTtggtatttttatatattttttaggtgTTTGGAAGTGGTGTAACTGATGTCGTTCTGTCTCAAGGCGTCCTCGCCGTTTCTCACAGCAACAAGTCAGTGAAGCTGTACAGCTTTGAGCACATTATCCAAAAGGTCTGTTTATTAAATCAGATAAACAATGTTTACAGAATAATTTATAGATATgcatttttcttgcattttcttacatttgttATGACTgtaattcattttctttcagtATTTAACAGAGAAACTGACTCTTGGAAAACAGAGCGTGCTCCTTGAAGGTAAAACTGTGGGAGATGCTCCATTTGGCATCCCAGTAAATATCCAAATCCGAGGTGAGTTTGGCTGAAAATTTAGTGATTACTTTTTATCAACCAGTTCAGATCAGAAaactcagtttttcttttttcaagcaCAGATTGTCCTCCTGTGTTATTCGAGGTGTCTTGTTCCAACAATGGCGTCCAGATCGGAGGCTTTCCCTGGCACTATATTTACACACCTCCACACAAAACTCACAGGGGGACTCATCACATCTGCTCACTGCAAGACCACACGATGGTAcaaaagtctttcatttatttatttgttttaatgcttttagtTATTGTATAGTAACAGTAGCTGGTTCATTTCTTAGTCTTTGAAGTCTAACTCCGATCATCTTtcgatctattttaaaagctttcccagGGTTCTATTAATTATGGATTtcaagtttttagcccaaatttcAAAacctgtttccattaaaaaatcaCCTCTGCTCTCCCTTTGCTGAGAgcttggagcagggagcttgtggcccacccagcgtattttcttcattataaatttcaaactttcatctgctcctgtttcatgatttgaataaggaaaaactcagaaatgcgattttgtgcttaaatttctttatttatgtcctcaattgtcagaaaaaaatgcctcaataccatgttaaaacacagttttcatcacaGTAGGTCTTTAAAAGGATCGTTTGACAGTTTTGAAACCAGAAATccagctttattaatcccaatcAAATGGGTGGATTCAGGTGGAGCATCGATCGCCTTTCAAATCCATCTGAACATTTTCTCAagattctctgttttttttctttatttggtaGATTGAGATTatatgatgacaaaaaaaaaagcaaaaccctacctctttagaaaaaaattcacatcAGATTGAAAATGACAAGAATTGACTCAGAAATAATTATTCATTTGGTGTTCATTATTGGTCAGCTCTAAGCGgattaaacaacaacaacaaaaaaaaaaactactcacTTCACgttggaatttttttattatttaatttcagaaattaaaatttctCCCAAATCCATtggaatttaatgaaaaatcaaaTGCTGCACTATTCTATTTTAGTTTCATCAACACTAAGTACATATTTGCTTGTAACCCTTTGAAACTTTGTAAAATTAGGCAACAAATGGAATCCAAAACATGAACTGCTGCGCTCTTGAGAGTGACGGGATCTTTTTCCATCCAGATGATTCCGGAAGGATCATCCATGTTGGGCCTACCACTATAAAgtacagtttttttatgtcactgcATTGAAATTATAGTCATACATAGGCaggaaaaacactttaaacacctattttcttattttcaagaGTCCTCAAAATCCTGGGTGAGATAAACTCTTCTTTGCCATCAAAGGTAGTTGAGGATTTCTCCATGGCAACTCATCGAAACACCGTGAGTGGGATGCTAAACAAACACGTTCTGAGCTTTGATTGCACATTCTACTTtgacaaatcatttttttaaatatagttagTGATTTATCAAGAAGCCACTCATGGGTGACAGCAGAAATGACCTGTAGGTGTTTTTCCTCAAGGTCTCATGAATCTAAGCGTTGTCGCTTTTGTCTTCCTGCAGCCGACCTCTGAAGTGACGGTCACCTCATCAGGCCGCACGGTGAAGAGAAGGTTTCATCAGCTAGATGATGACCCAGGTCAAGAGGTAGAAAGTGTTCAGTGTTTGCTGCTCTTACAAATCCAGACAAATGAATGCTTATAGTTTTAGATTATAGTCTGTAAACAAAGAAAGCTACTATAGTGTATAGAGGTCATTCTTCTTAAATCAGcagttaacctttttttttaaattaatcaactGTCTAgacttaattaattaattaatcaactgacagacttttttctgagagtgttttttttctgtggtctgcattctgattggctctTGACtgtgtcaatcaatctccttttGTCCTGTACAGAGAGCGCTAAGTTTGCCACGTTTACATATATCCTTTCATTCTGTAATacggaacttttttttctacagtgcGTTCcaaattaataagaaaaattgtatttaaatgtcaaaaacttaATCTGAAATCTCCTGTGATCATTATTTTTCCAGGCAAGTtcagttaaaggaaaaactactaaCAAATGACGTTCCATATTATGACGCAGAAtaacattttcaagcaatatgGTGAAAAGCATGAAATAGTTAAATGCTCAAAAACTTAAGTGTCCTCATTGTACTATTAAGAGATTTTTGGCTGATTCAGAGCACACATGGGTTTGTGCAGATGTCGAAACTATCCATCTTTGTACAGATTATTTTAGGAATCAAAACAGAATTTCAAATACGCAGGCTTTCCGCATGGTGGAGTACGAGGACGAGCTTGACCTTCTGGCAGTAGTGATGACCGACGGCGTGGAGGAAGAAGGAAGAGCTCATGTCCGACTGCATGACAACCAAACGGGGCGTTTACTGAGAAACATAGATCTGGTGGAGTCTTGGGATGAGGTGAGCGACTTGAACTAAAAAATATGGAACATGGCTTTCACTCTTCTGTGCTGGGATAAACCTGTCctctgatttactttttttcccctttttcatTCATAGACTTATCAACACCAGCTGTTCTTTGACAAAGACACAATTGTTCACATTGAACAGAAGAACAGCAATTTCTGCTGCCATGTTTACAAACTCAGGAGCATCTCAAGTAAAGGAGGCTGACTGAATCTGTACAGCATTGAATGCCcacttcttttgtgttttatcctCTTTATGATTCctcatatttttattcatagtggtaatttttaaatgtagaatattttatttaaatttacagGCAGGTATTTTGACCTGATTCTAAACAGTTGCTGGTTAGatatgtgttttatattttgttttatttacacttgatcactccttttttaaaatttcattttaaaccaaTAATTGTTTGCACTGTTTAGCTCATGTATATCCATTTTTGTActgtcttttaaataaaatgcttttactttccatgtttcttcatttttgctttttgaagcACCTGTTCAAACACCATTTAGGCACCAAACCGTTTAAAAAGTAAGAGTTCTGCTACAATTGGCAATGATGGAAACTTTTATCTTCTCAGCCTTAAAATCTTATTGGTTAAGACTCATTTATTTCTTatactaaaaatgttttgttgtggaaatcagaaaatgttgacTGCTCCctttaagaataaatatttcttaatttaccaaaagaaaagcagcacaaaTGCAACTTGTATTTGAGATCCAGTTGCAGTTAACATTcggatcattaaataaaatgtattttagtgtttcatttTAACATGAAAGGTGTATTCATAAtcagtcatactctttaaaaaaaaaaactagtgaaatattgtttttggtaCTGTTTTGGAATGTATTGGGATACATATcatcgtgatacgtatcacatcGCCAGACCCTTGCCAAAACACACTAGTCTGCTGAATTAAAACATATAATTACTCTTAACTTATTTTGGGtggaaattttttttgtattctgttttatttttgataaccACTGCATTCTGGTGGCACTTGAACAGATTAGGAGAAGAGCCTCAAAAATAATGTCcaaattataaagaattaaactttttttctaaacctaAGCTTGTAGAAATTCGCAAAAAACTGAGGTCTGAGGATGAGGCAGCAGAGAGGAAAGAGTTGTTNNNNNNNNNNNNNNNNNNNNNNNNNNNNNNNNNNNNNNNNNNNNNNNNNNNNNNNNNNNNNNNNATCCAAAACAAAGCAAGTAGCATGTTTTACACAACAACTAcactaaaatacatttcaatgcAATTATAAGTTTACAAATTGTAAACAGAGAATAATTGTCAGGAGAAAATATTACACATCAAACAGGGAAGTAGGCTACAAAGTTCCACTGAGAGTatgaatattttgataaaaaattaagttaaaaaaagtgaaatatttcttactttgcatttttatatatacattttagtttatataaataaattcacaaTATTTTCGTAACCTCAACAAAGTTACAAAACTTACAGACACTGGCGTAACTCCTGGTCACGTGACCGCGGCCCGTCCCACTTGAAGTAGTCGTGTGAAAACATCTGCTCCGGTCTGGTCTGGTCGCTCCTTCAGTGCCGCGCGGGGACCATGGAGCATCTCACGCAGTTCGTCGTCACGGTGTGCACCGCCGGGGCCGTCGGCTTCGTCGCCGTCATCTTCGTCCTCAGATGGGTCCTCCACTTCAAGGAGGGCTTGGCCTGGGATGGAGGTCTGGCCGAATTCAACTGGCATCCGGTGCTGATCGTCTCGGGCTTTATTTTGCTGCAGGGAGTAGGTGAGCACGCgcggtcaaaaaaaaaaaaaaaaaaaaactcagccgAAAGTATGTAAACACCcgggaaaaaaatggagaaacgCTATTCAAACACTAACACTTCGTTTCCTTAagagctggtggaggaggggaGGTCTTTCTGGGAAgttttgtaattaaaataagctaaaaaacaatctttactttgatattttaaagacccacttcaatgaaaatagtctttttaacatgttcttgctgaaTTTTCTCTCACAATGTAGggtttatataaaataaagattaaaactgcatttgtgagtttttacttattcaaatcaggagcagaccaaaaaatatagtttgaaaaGGGTCAGCTTTGTGACGCAGCACCTGAAATGGGTCTCATTGCTCCGCCCCATCCACTCTCATCCACtctcagacaaatagatccatgtacctcttcgttttcctcgtctgaactggctcaaaactgcatgaatggatagctccaatattgtttggcatttttgtttttaacaaaaattgtgTAAGCTAAgggggagagagtgtaaacaaggggatgatgggatatcagtggaggcttacttccacaccaacagtatCACCCACAAATCAAGAGGTGCACTGTACAAACTTTTTACTagagaaaattttgtttttcttttttaattttgcctgaAAATggcatagtcataattaaaagatcactagaAACGCTTTTACATTAGATCAAAATTTGGTTggagtgaaacttttaaaagaaaaaaaaaggtgcagagTCAGACTTTAGGAGCTCAGTGAAACAATACAATGACTCCACTATTTAAGGATTATGTGGTTAAGTTTTAAAGATATGTTGTCCAGGGTTAAGTGACTGTGACTGATCCTCTCCTACAGCCATCATCGTCTACAGGATTCCCTGGACCTGGAAGCGCAGTAAACTACTGATGAAGTTCATTCATGCAGGTCTGAACTTGGCAGCGTTCATCTGTGCCGTTGTCTCCATGGTGGCAGTTTTTGACTTCCACAACGCTGCCAAAATTCCCAACATGTACAGTCTACACAGCTGGCTGGGCCTGATAGCAGTGATACTTTATGGTCTGCAGGTACGTACATTTACTGATAAAGAGGCTTTAACTGTTTTCgaaatgcaaaatatttaatttgttttcactaatgcatgttttttttcccctgattcTGTTACGACTTTAGCTTTTTCTagctgtttctttaaaattctCAAGTCATGATCCACAGCAGCCTGAATAAAGTGTCTGGCTCCGCCCCCCTTCTTCTCTCTCAATGAACAGATTGTTCTTGGAGTTGGCATGTACCTGATACCAGCTACACCTGTGTCCTGGAGAGCAGCATTTATGCCCATCCACGTCTACAGTGGTCTTTTACTTTTTGCCAGTATTATAGCAGTTGCACTCATGGGCATCACAGAGAAGCTTATTTTCGGCCTGtaagtattaaaataaaaagaaaaacatccattCTGGGTAATACCAATTCAATggcaataattatttttattttttcgtgCAGGAGCAATCCTAAGTACAAAGACTCTCCACCCGAGGCGGTTTTTGTGAATGTTTTGGGAGTCCTTCTGGTGGTTTTTGGAGCCCTCATCCTTTGGATTGCCACTCGAAGTTCTTGGAAACGCCCCAGTGAAGAGATTTTGCATACCCTGCATACCAATGGGGGAGGTCAGGACAATGGCAAAGACGGTCCTGGGTTATCTGAGCTGTCTGCTGGAGAAGTTAGAAGGAGGAATAATACTCTTGATAACTAGCCtgaataagaaaaataagataaagggaatggtttaaaacaaatgtataaaatgcTGTTACACTATAACTTTCTTTCCTCCAACTTTGCAATAGTTGGTATCTTTTTAGGAACGCCATAAAAACGCACAAAGATCATAGTTGCACACCAACATTAAAAGgctacaaacttttttctatgttttcaaTAAAGGATGTCGATTTTTTAACCTGTCCTTTATGCTGCagattatttgttttacatGATTAAATCTATGCTGTTTATATCTagagttgtgttttttgttaaaattgtttatGCAGCTACTGAAAAAGTAAGAATACTTCATCAGAATGTCAAGAATtccattttgtctttttaaccaTGATAGTCAGGGGTGAATTTGATATCCTTTAAGATGAATTTACTTTAGTTGGATATAAAAAAGCAATCTTAGATATTGTCTAATAATAATAGTAGAAAGCATTTAACCTTTAACCCCATAACatctattgatgcaaatatgaaTAAAAGCACTTTGGCTCAAAAATCACCTGAATTGAGCATctacttgaaaacaaaaaca
This window contains:
- the dcaf17 gene encoding DDB1- and CUL4-associated factor 17, with the protein product MAPHRRRSSVNAAELLTRRSRGIRDAGTSYRHCLNVLRGVLLQENRNFRKVWSKTSKSTITYECGKIYFDNYQNCYSCVHAEPQSLYKLSKRSKQEKFKDALLCQSPLDRTLPSASDHTPSLLALTANNWLYRISAHTGKELQRVYLSPSFQFRYLGWDVSQETFYIKSVQKKETPLERQAGISQSTVMHLAVFHVFPLQIVGILEINKKVFGSGVTDVVLSQGVLAVSHSNKSVKLYSFEHIIQKYLTEKLTLGKQSVLLEGKTVGDAPFGIPVNIQIRDCPPVLFEVSCSNNGVQIGGFPWHYIYTPPHKTHRGTHHICSLQDHTMATNGIQNMNCCALESDGIFFHPDDSGRIIHVGPTTIKVLKILGEINSSLPSKVVEDFSMATHRNTPTSEVTVTSSGRTVKRRFHQLDDDPGQEAFRMVEYEDELDLLAVVMTDGVEEEGRAHVRLHDNQTGRLLRNIDLVESWDETYQHQLFFDKDTIVHIEQKNSNFCCHVYKLRSISSKGG
- the LOC112155164 gene encoding cytochrome b reductase 1 gives rise to the protein MEHLTQFVVTVCTAGAVGFVAVIFVLRWVLHFKEGLAWDGGLAEFNWHPVLIVSGFILLQGVAIIVYRIPWTWKRSKLLMKFIHAGLNLAAFICAVVSMVAVFDFHNAAKIPNMYSLHSWLGLIAVILYGLQIVLGVGMYLIPATPVSWRAAFMPIHVYSGLLLFASIIAVALMGITEKLIFGLSNPKYKDSPPEAVFVNVLGVLLVVFGALILWIATRSSWKRPSEEILHTLHTNGGGQDNGKDGPGLSELSAGEVRRRNNTLDN